The following coding sequences lie in one Salmo salar chromosome ssa13, Ssal_v3.1, whole genome shotgun sequence genomic window:
- the rpl10 gene encoding ribosomal protein L10 isoform X1 produces the protein MGRRPARCYRYCKNKPYPKSRFCRGVPDPKIRIFDLGRKKARVDEFPLCGHMVSDEYEQLSSEALEAARICANKYMVKTCGKDGFHIRVRLHPFHVIRINKMLSCAGADRLQTGMRGAFGKPLGTVARVRIGQVIMSVRTKASNKEHIIEALRRAKFKFPGRQKIHMSKKYGFTKFNAVDFDQMMAEKRVIPDGCGVKYIPSTGPLARWKKIHAV, from the exons ATGGGTCGCCGGCCAGCCCGATG ctACCGCTACTGCAAGAACAAGCCCTACCCCAAGTCCCGTTTCTGTCGCGGTGTGCCTG ATCCTAAGATCAGGATCTTTGACCTGGGCAGGAAGAAAGCCAGGGTGGATGAGTTCCCTCTGTGTGGTCACATGGTCTCTGACGAGTACGAGCAGCTGTCCTCTGAAG CTCTGGAGGCAGCCCGTATCTGTGCCAACAAGTACATGGTGAAGACTTGTGGAAAAGACGGTTTCCACATCCGGGTCCGTCTGCACCCCTTCCATGTCATCCGTATCAACAAGATGTTGTCCTGCGCTGGGGCTGACAG GCTCCAGACAGGGATGAGGGGTGCTTTCGGTAAACCCCTGGGCACCGTGGCCCGTGTTCGAATTGGTCAGGTGATCATGTCTGTCCGCACCAAAGCCAGCAACAAGGAGCACATTATCGAGGCTCTCCGCAGAGCCAAGTTCAAGTTCCCCGGACGCCAGAAG atcCACATGTCTAAGAAGTACGGCTTCACTAAGTTCAACGCCGTGGACTTCGATCAAATGATGGCTGAAAAGCGTGTGATTCCTGATGGCTGTGGGGTGAAGTACATCCCCTCGACTGGTCCTCTGGCTCGCTGGAAGAAGATTCATGCCGTCTAG